From a single Microbacterium murale genomic region:
- a CDS encoding DUF2510 domain-containing protein has protein sequence MNAQPGWYDAEVPGVQRWWDGAQWTAHERGASSTPVVAQPVQHVALRAPMGWFPVSGASDVRWWDGAQWTPYRLRGGKPRPDAFAIEPGSNGFVLGFLFIVLGITQFNTYNLSGQPFFAFTPVLFLVAGALWLIGGLRTRQLTKLPAPSTSPVLDASTRPLPGEVEGAGAGWFAVSGQVSRWWTGTRWSPYVGQKIGVRPTQHGERSFRVSMIIGWVFAILGTIGTVLGFVLIYALDRWVGVAIVVPGLIGVVVGGLVLVLTYVRRYTLILPPKAPPLA, from the coding sequence GTGAACGCACAGCCGGGATGGTACGACGCCGAGGTTCCAGGCGTGCAGCGCTGGTGGGACGGTGCGCAGTGGACGGCCCACGAACGCGGAGCGAGCTCAACGCCGGTCGTGGCGCAGCCGGTGCAGCACGTGGCTTTGCGTGCGCCGATGGGCTGGTTCCCGGTGTCGGGCGCGTCGGACGTGCGCTGGTGGGACGGTGCGCAATGGACGCCATACCGTCTTCGTGGTGGCAAGCCCCGCCCGGATGCTTTCGCCATCGAACCGGGAAGCAACGGATTCGTGCTCGGTTTCCTGTTCATCGTGCTCGGGATCACGCAGTTCAACACCTACAACCTCTCGGGGCAGCCCTTCTTCGCCTTCACCCCGGTGCTGTTCCTGGTGGCCGGTGCCCTCTGGCTCATCGGAGGATTGCGCACACGCCAGCTGACGAAACTTCCGGCTCCGTCGACCTCGCCCGTTCTCGATGCGTCGACCCGCCCGCTTCCCGGCGAGGTCGAGGGAGCAGGGGCCGGGTGGTTCGCGGTGTCCGGCCAGGTCAGTCGCTGGTGGACCGGAACCCGATGGAGCCCGTACGTCGGACAGAAGATCGGCGTACGGCCGACCCAGCACGGCGAGCGTTCGTTCCGAGTCTCGATGATCATCGGGTGGGTCTTCGCCATACTCGGCACGATCGGCACGGTGCTCGGTTTCGTGTTGATCTACGCGCTGGACCGGTGGGTGGGCGTGGCCATCGTGGTCCCCGGGCTGATCGGGGTGGTGGTCGGCGGGCTCGTGCTGGTGCTCACCTACGTCCGCCGGTACACGCTGATCCTCCCGCCGAAGGCTCCGCCGTTGGCCTGA
- a CDS encoding MFS transporter: protein MRERLTETFADPVLRALVTASAVSRIGRGVFLTVTVLFFTLIIGLSAGEAAVVLAVTSACGVLASFLGGWLADRWSARRLAYVFETLGGLLLATYAFADTFIAAVVIAALAGLFDTIAYSARSAIIARGFAPERRVHARAVLRTVTNLSIALGSGIAAIALALSTAEAYRVVIVFAGVIGVLGAIPLLRLPASVDAPVREVEEVRTETGSIDTLGTAQAALAARQDWRRRSPWRDPRYLLLSFLSAVFGMQFGVAELGMPLWVTQRTNAPDWIVALLLIVNTSLVVLFQVRASRGTHDVRVAGRVTMIAGWLMAAACVIYALAAGLPAWVAIVVLIVAAVTHTFAEILSQAGAWGLSFELADPLRAGAYQGVFGMGFSLGLLAAPFVVNATAITFGLLGWMMLGAIFLAAAFGIWVVSRRAFVETVVEAP from the coding sequence ATGCGCGAGCGCCTGACAGAGACGTTCGCCGACCCGGTGCTGCGCGCGCTGGTGACCGCGTCAGCGGTGTCACGCATCGGGCGAGGGGTCTTCCTCACGGTCACCGTGCTGTTCTTCACGCTGATCATCGGTCTGAGCGCCGGCGAAGCCGCCGTGGTGCTCGCGGTCACCAGTGCCTGCGGAGTGCTCGCCTCCTTCCTCGGCGGATGGCTCGCCGACCGATGGAGCGCCCGCCGACTCGCCTACGTCTTCGAGACGCTGGGCGGACTGCTGCTGGCGACCTACGCCTTCGCCGACACCTTCATCGCCGCTGTGGTGATCGCGGCCCTGGCGGGCCTCTTCGACACGATCGCCTACTCGGCTCGATCCGCCATCATCGCGCGCGGATTCGCGCCAGAGCGGCGGGTGCACGCCCGTGCGGTATTACGCACGGTGACCAATCTGTCGATCGCACTCGGCTCCGGCATCGCCGCGATCGCCCTGGCGCTGAGCACCGCTGAGGCGTACCGTGTCGTCATCGTCTTCGCGGGCGTGATCGGCGTCCTCGGCGCCATACCGTTGCTTCGGCTGCCGGCATCCGTCGACGCACCGGTGCGCGAGGTCGAAGAGGTCCGCACGGAGACCGGCTCGATCGACACCCTCGGCACGGCGCAGGCCGCACTCGCTGCCCGGCAGGATTGGCGGAGGCGTTCGCCATGGCGCGATCCCCGCTACCTGCTGTTGTCGTTCCTCTCGGCGGTGTTCGGCATGCAATTCGGTGTCGCCGAGCTCGGGATGCCGCTGTGGGTGACGCAGCGCACGAACGCCCCCGATTGGATCGTCGCACTGCTGCTGATCGTCAACACTTCGCTCGTGGTGCTCTTCCAGGTGCGCGCGTCGCGTGGCACGCACGATGTGCGCGTCGCGGGACGGGTGACGATGATCGCCGGATGGCTGATGGCCGCGGCATGCGTGATCTATGCGCTCGCTGCGGGGTTGCCGGCCTGGGTCGCGATCGTCGTGCTGATCGTCGCCGCCGTCACGCACACCTTCGCCGAGATCCTCTCGCAGGCGGGTGCATGGGGGCTCAGCTTCGAGCTCGCCGATCCCCTGCGTGCCGGTGCTTATCAGGGCGTGTTCGGCATGGGGTTCTCGCTCGGCTTGCTCGCAGCGCCCTTCGTCGTGAACGCGACGGCGATCACGTTCGGGCTGCTCGGGTGGATGATGCTCGGGGCGATCTTCCTTGCCGCCGCTTTCGGCATCTGGGTGGTCTCGCGGCGTGCGTTCGTGGAGACGGTCGTCGAAGCTCCCTGA
- the mnhG gene encoding monovalent cation/H(+) antiporter subunit G — MNVFDFEIPDAVIDVAVLVLILCGAVLCLSAAVGLLHFRDVPSRLHAATKPQVLGVMLICLAVALAQRSVGGILLGLALVAPIVLMQFATAPLSAHMVGRQAYRNGTTEERRLVVDELAESKQTPPGAG, encoded by the coding sequence ATGAACGTGTTCGACTTCGAGATTCCGGACGCCGTCATCGACGTCGCGGTACTGGTGCTGATCCTGTGCGGTGCGGTGCTGTGCCTCTCTGCGGCGGTGGGGCTGCTGCACTTCCGTGACGTGCCGTCCCGCCTGCACGCCGCGACCAAGCCGCAGGTGCTCGGGGTGATGCTGATCTGCCTGGCCGTCGCGCTCGCTCAGCGTTCCGTCGGCGGCATCCTGCTGGGCCTCGCGCTGGTGGCGCCGATCGTGCTGATGCAGTTCGCGACGGCTCCGCTGTCGGCGCACATGGTGGGTCGCCAGGCGTACCGCAACGGGACGACGGAGGAGCGCAGGCTCGTCGTCGACGAACTGGCCGAGTCGAAGCAGACCCCGCCCGGGGCCGGGTAG
- a CDS encoding Na(+)/H(+) antiporter subunit C, which produces MDVSLTLIIVMAILFACGVYAMLERSLTRVLIGFLLLGNATNLLLLIVMGVPGNAPFFGTEGTLSDPLPQALTLTAIVITFAVSAFLLALIYRSWQLGQADTVEDDEADIALRERTDADEDVMDDEGDAEDEEATTDFVDVRTSPITVLQMRDHASIRDDAPMDRPWSPTDSAPPASDDEEDRT; this is translated from the coding sequence ATGGATGTCTCACTCACCCTCATCATCGTGATGGCGATTCTCTTCGCCTGCGGCGTGTACGCCATGCTCGAACGCAGCCTCACCCGCGTGCTCATCGGCTTCCTTCTGCTGGGAAACGCCACCAACCTGCTTCTCCTGATCGTCATGGGCGTGCCGGGCAACGCCCCGTTCTTCGGTACCGAGGGCACGTTGAGCGATCCGTTGCCGCAGGCGCTCACGCTCACCGCCATCGTCATCACCTTTGCGGTCTCCGCGTTCCTGCTCGCTCTCATCTACCGCTCCTGGCAGCTCGGCCAGGCCGACACCGTCGAGGACGACGAGGCCGACATCGCACTGCGCGAGCGCACCGATGCAGACGAAGACGTCATGGACGACGAAGGGGATGCCGAAGACGAAGAGGCCACGACCGACTTCGTGGACGTGCGCACTTCGCCGATCACCGTGCTGCAGATGCGGGATCACGCCTCGATCCGCGACGACGCTCCGATGGATCGGCCGTGGTCGCCCACTGACTCGGCACCCCCGGCATCCGACGACGAGGAGGACCGCACATGA
- a CDS encoding monovalent cation/H+ antiporter complex subunit F: protein MNILMIVIVAVFSIAAVLTLFRIIRGPSILDRAVASDVLLTEVMCVLGAEMAINGHTRSIPVLLIIAAVGVFGSISVARYVARRDNTTS, encoded by the coding sequence ATGAACATACTGATGATCGTGATCGTGGCGGTGTTCAGCATCGCTGCCGTCCTGACCCTGTTCCGCATCATCCGCGGGCCGTCGATCCTCGATCGCGCCGTGGCATCCGATGTCCTCCTCACCGAGGTGATGTGCGTGCTGGGTGCGGAGATGGCGATCAACGGCCACACCCGCAGCATTCCGGTGCTGCTCATCATCGCCGCCGTCGGTGTGTTCGGGTCGATCTCGGTCGCCCGGTATGTGGCGAGAAGGGACAACACGACATCATGA
- the ehuA gene encoding ectoine/hydroxyectoine ABC transporter ATP-binding protein EhuA: MALDHGDVPAIRFDKVEKRFGDHVVLHDLDFTVRRGDRVTLIGPSGSGKTTILRLVMTLEEADAGYILIDGKPLTHFERDGKRVELKEKHKNEMRKRIGMVFQQFNLFPNMTVIENIIEAPVHVLGLPKKEAIARGRALLEKVGLPDKENAHPTQLSGGQQQRVAIARALAMEPEILLLDEVTSALDPEVVGEVLNILRDIARDTDVTMLIVTHEMQFARDVSNRVLMFDSGRIVEEGKPEDIFSDPQEQRTRDFLSAVL, encoded by the coding sequence ATCGCGTTGGACCACGGCGACGTGCCCGCCATCCGCTTCGACAAGGTCGAGAAGCGCTTCGGCGACCACGTCGTGCTGCACGACCTCGACTTCACGGTGCGTCGCGGGGATCGCGTGACCCTCATCGGGCCGAGTGGCTCGGGTAAGACGACGATCCTGCGGCTCGTCATGACACTGGAAGAGGCGGATGCCGGCTACATCCTCATCGACGGCAAGCCGCTCACGCACTTCGAACGCGACGGCAAGCGTGTCGAGCTGAAGGAGAAGCACAAGAACGAGATGCGCAAGCGCATCGGGATGGTCTTCCAGCAGTTCAACCTGTTCCCGAACATGACCGTGATCGAGAACATCATCGAGGCTCCGGTTCACGTGCTGGGTCTTCCCAAGAAGGAAGCGATCGCCCGCGGACGTGCACTGCTGGAGAAGGTGGGGCTCCCCGACAAGGAGAACGCGCACCCCACGCAGCTCTCCGGCGGACAGCAGCAGCGCGTGGCGATCGCGCGGGCACTCGCCATGGAGCCCGAGATCCTGCTGCTCGACGAGGTCACGAGCGCACTCGACCCCGAGGTGGTCGGCGAGGTGCTGAACATTCTCCGCGACATCGCCCGCGACACCGATGTGACGATGCTGATCGTCACGCATGAGATGCAGTTCGCGCGCGACGTGTCGAACCGTGTGCTCATGTTCGACAGTGGTCGTATCGTCGAAGAGGGCAAGCCGGAGGACATCTTCAGCGATCCGCAGGAGCAGCGGACCAGGGACTTCCTCTCGGCGGTGCTCTGA
- a CDS encoding alpha/beta fold hydrolase encodes MPSRLLAPEGVAVSVIEFEHGGATLIAEDFGAGSRPYVLVHGIGMGRSVYLDFIERLPGRIIALDLPGFGEAPEPERTLTMARHADLIAAFLRSIGVMDAVIIGHSMGSQIGAELAARHPDLVDGLVLAGPTVNSATRSIREQATYLLRDLVGERPIVLWRGAREYLRGGPHLIRKIRATVVHEPEKAYARVKCPVLVLRGERDPLAPVSWCREIVSLVPGPAELKEIPDHGHGTLISDAALAAALITEFARSL; translated from the coding sequence ATGCCTTCCCGTCTTCTCGCTCCTGAGGGCGTCGCCGTATCCGTCATCGAGTTCGAGCACGGCGGTGCGACCCTCATCGCCGAAGACTTCGGCGCCGGCAGCCGACCGTACGTGCTCGTGCACGGGATCGGGATGGGCCGCAGCGTTTACCTCGACTTCATCGAGCGCCTGCCCGGTCGCATCATCGCCCTCGACCTGCCTGGTTTCGGCGAGGCACCCGAGCCCGAGCGCACTCTCACCATGGCGCGTCACGCCGACCTGATAGCGGCCTTCCTGCGCAGCATCGGCGTCATGGATGCCGTGATCATCGGCCATTCGATGGGCAGCCAGATCGGCGCCGAGCTCGCGGCACGGCATCCGGACCTGGTCGACGGGCTGGTCCTCGCCGGCCCCACGGTGAACAGCGCGACACGCAGCATCCGGGAACAGGCCACGTACCTGCTGCGCGACCTCGTCGGCGAGCGCCCGATCGTGCTCTGGCGCGGTGCGCGCGAGTATCTGCGCGGCGGCCCGCACCTCATCCGGAAGATCCGTGCCACCGTCGTGCACGAACCGGAGAAGGCCTACGCGAGGGTCAAGTGCCCGGTGCTCGTGCTGCGGGGCGAGCGCGACCCCCTCGCGCCGGTGTCGTGGTGCCGCGAGATCGTCTCGCTCGTGCCTGGGCCCGCCGAGCTGAAGGAGATCCCCGACCACGGCCACGGCACGTTAATCAGTGATGCGGCTCTCGCCGCCGCCCTGATCACGGAGTTTGCCCGTTCGCTCTGA
- a CDS encoding Na+/H+ antiporter subunit D: MSALVPLLVALPLLGAAITLVFGRSPRLQVFVTVAALAAVAVIAAVLLIAVDGGSPLAVSVGGWPVPFGIVLYVDRLAALLVLISSIVLLAVLLFSIGQGAADGTDETPISIFNPSYLILAAGIFNAFIAGDLFNLYVGFEILLVASYVLITLGSTESRIRTGAVYIVVSLVSSIIFLASIAMIYGALGTVNMVQIAERMTELPQETQLVLHLMLVVAFGIKAAIFPVSFWLPDSYPTAPAPVTAVFAGLLTKVGVYALIRTETQLFAENSIDTLLLIVALATMIIGVLGAVAQAELKRILSFTLVSHVGYMIFGLAIATPAAIGATVYYIVHHIVVQTTLFLAVGLIERRAGSTSILRVKGLMKAAPLLAVLYFVPAINLGGLPPFSGFIGKFALFEAAASVGTPIMMVLIFGGILTSLLTLYALMRAWNLSFWREEEDSAETDGRIEYLGNAPAADEQQERRRIPKIMTLATGGMVGVTLLLTIFAGPLYALCDRIGDALLQPVSLVQLEEEVSP; this comes from the coding sequence ATGAGTGCGCTCGTCCCCCTGCTCGTCGCGCTCCCGCTTCTGGGGGCGGCGATCACTCTGGTGTTCGGCCGCAGCCCTCGCCTGCAGGTGTTCGTCACGGTCGCGGCCCTCGCAGCAGTGGCGGTCATCGCCGCGGTGCTGCTCATCGCCGTCGACGGCGGCTCGCCGCTGGCCGTCTCCGTCGGCGGGTGGCCGGTGCCGTTCGGCATCGTGCTCTACGTCGACAGGCTCGCCGCCCTGCTCGTGCTGATCTCCAGCATCGTGCTGCTCGCGGTGCTGCTGTTCTCGATCGGCCAGGGTGCCGCAGACGGCACGGACGAGACCCCGATCTCGATCTTCAACCCGTCGTACCTGATCCTCGCGGCCGGCATATTCAACGCCTTCATCGCCGGTGATCTGTTCAACCTCTATGTGGGCTTCGAGATCCTGCTGGTCGCGTCGTATGTGTTGATCACACTCGGCAGCACGGAGTCGCGCATCCGCACCGGTGCGGTGTACATCGTCGTCTCGCTCGTGTCGTCGATCATCTTCCTCGCCTCGATCGCGATGATCTACGGCGCGCTCGGCACCGTGAACATGGTGCAGATCGCCGAGCGCATGACGGAACTGCCGCAGGAGACGCAGCTCGTGCTGCACCTGATGCTCGTGGTCGCGTTCGGGATCAAGGCGGCCATCTTCCCGGTGTCGTTCTGGCTGCCGGACTCCTATCCGACCGCCCCCGCACCGGTGACTGCCGTGTTCGCTGGCCTGCTGACGAAGGTCGGCGTCTACGCGCTGATCCGCACCGAGACGCAGCTGTTCGCCGAGAACAGCATCGACACGTTGCTGCTGATCGTCGCACTTGCGACCATGATCATCGGCGTGCTCGGCGCCGTGGCGCAGGCCGAGCTGAAGAGGATTCTGTCGTTCACCCTCGTGAGCCACGTCGGCTACATGATCTTCGGCCTGGCCATCGCAACGCCCGCGGCGATCGGCGCCACGGTGTACTACATCGTTCACCACATCGTCGTGCAGACGACCCTGTTCCTCGCCGTCGGACTCATCGAGCGAAGAGCCGGCAGCACGTCGATCCTCAGGGTCAAGGGTCTGATGAAGGCGGCACCGCTGCTCGCAGTGCTCTACTTCGTGCCGGCCATCAACCTGGGCGGCCTGCCGCCGTTCTCCGGATTCATCGGCAAGTTCGCGCTGTTCGAGGCTGCGGCATCCGTCGGCACTCCGATCATGATGGTGCTGATCTTCGGCGGCATCCTGACATCCCTGCTCACCCTCTACGCCCTCATGCGTGCGTGGAACCTCTCGTTCTGGCGTGAGGAGGAGGACTCGGCGGAGACCGATGGTCGCATCGAGTACCTCGGCAACGCGCCAGCGGCCGACGAGCAGCAGGAGCGCCGTCGCATCCCGAAGATCATGACGCTCGCCACCGGCGGGATGGTCGGTGTGACACTTCTGCTGACGATCTTCGCCGGGCCGCTGTATGCGCTGTGCGATCGCATCGGCGATGCGCTGCTTCAGCCGGTCAGCCTCGTGCAGCTGGAAGAGGAGGTGAGCCCGTGA
- the ehuD gene encoding ectoine/hydroxyectoine ABC transporter permease subunit EhuD, whose translation MNDDNSFWDWNHAIAAFPDILGKFLTVTLVVTVIGSIIAAVLGLVIALGRRTAPRPVAAIISLLMNFVRMTPLVVQLLFAYYVFTTVPPIVLGTVIIGIHYATYMAEVYRAGIDAVPPGQWEATTALSMSPGRTWTAVIIPQALRSTLPALSNYVISMFKDTPFLMVITVVEMVRQAQLYGSKNFRFVEAIIIAGLIYLVASYLSSLLARRLEKTS comes from the coding sequence ATGAACGACGACAACAGCTTCTGGGACTGGAATCACGCCATCGCGGCGTTCCCCGACATCCTCGGGAAGTTCCTCACCGTCACGCTGGTCGTGACCGTCATCGGCAGCATCATCGCCGCCGTCCTCGGACTCGTGATCGCCCTCGGGCGCCGTACGGCGCCCCGCCCCGTCGCAGCCATCATCAGCCTGTTGATGAACTTCGTGCGGATGACCCCGCTCGTGGTGCAGCTGCTGTTCGCGTACTACGTGTTCACGACGGTGCCGCCGATCGTCCTTGGCACTGTCATCATCGGCATCCACTACGCGACTTACATGGCCGAGGTCTACCGCGCAGGAATAGATGCGGTGCCACCGGGACAGTGGGAGGCGACGACGGCGCTTTCGATGTCGCCCGGTCGCACGTGGACCGCCGTCATCATCCCCCAGGCACTGCGTTCGACCTTGCCTGCGCTGAGCAACTACGTCATCTCGATGTTCAAGGACACTCCGTTCCTGATGGTCATCACGGTCGTTGAGATGGTGCGCCAGGCACAGCTGTACGGCAGCAAGAACTTCCGCTTCGTCGAGGCGATCATCATCGCCGGGCTCATCTACCTGGTCGCGAGCTACCTGAGCTCCCTGCTGGCCAGGCGATTGGAGAAAACGTCTTGA
- a CDS encoding Na+/H+ antiporter subunit A, whose amino-acid sequence MLLLLAVFLLGALVLPVLVRWLGARAFAVGALIPAAAFVQALVMTPQVLTGDSPPFESVEWIPQLGLNLSMRMDVLGWVLTLIVTGVGALVLLYCRWYFHDEAAGLGQFAGVLLGFAGAMYGLVLTDDLVILVMFWEVTSILSYLLIGHYRRRAASRRAALQALLVTTLGGLVMFVGVVLLVVDTGTSSITEMLELAPTGPLVNAAIVMLLVGALSKSAIFPFHFWLPGAMAAPTPVSAYLHAAAMVKAGIYLVARFAPIFALSEPWRPIVISFGVFTMLLGGIQALRETDLKRILAFGTVSQLGFFTVMVGYGTQATALAGLALVIGHALFKSALFLIVGVIDRQLSTRDIDELSGVGRQAPVMATISFISVASMAGVAPTIGFVAKESALTGLLDDAVGGSPWALVALIGVVLGSMLTAAYGVRFLWGAFWKKRDERGQRMPDTVWPDPPVGFLSAPIILGGATIALGIGAPALDTALHGYAVTAVRGLDPEGVANEGPGHLALWHGFEPALGISVLSVVLGIGLFLLSRRTGWDRRARMLKFTAADAYFVVMRGIDRLSVITTTLTQRGSLPVYVGTIFVVFVAAETTALLASDIDQLNLSAWHTPTQIAVAPIMAIAAVFAVQARKRYTGVVLVSVSGLGMVALFATSGAPDLALTQILVETVTMVTFALVLRRLPSRMGEHNASVSRIPRAVLAIGVGVTMAFIAVVATQARITDPISVSFAELAYEIGHGKNVVNVALVDLRGWDTMGELSVLVLAATGVASLVFVTHRADMLSQRPSLPEHSRRRTRIAPLVETTDGIRFQTTENRSSPRAWLIGGQQMKPENRSILLEVIVRILFHTIIVVSIYLLFAGHNGPGGGFAGGLVAGMALVMRYIAGGRWELGAAAPADAGRLLGFGLILAVGTAVLPLFFGLAPLTSSFWEWEIPGLGHMEFVTSTIFDIGVYLVVIGLVLDVLRSLGAEVDRQAQQMRARGVSI is encoded by the coding sequence ATGCTGTTGCTCCTTGCCGTGTTCCTTCTCGGGGCTCTTGTTCTTCCCGTGTTGGTACGTTGGCTCGGGGCGCGAGCGTTCGCGGTCGGGGCTCTCATACCCGCTGCGGCATTCGTTCAGGCGCTGGTGATGACGCCGCAGGTGCTGACCGGTGATTCCCCACCGTTCGAGAGCGTGGAGTGGATCCCCCAGCTCGGCCTGAATCTGTCGATGCGCATGGACGTGCTCGGGTGGGTGCTGACGCTGATCGTCACCGGGGTCGGCGCTCTCGTGCTGCTCTACTGCCGCTGGTACTTCCATGACGAGGCCGCGGGCCTCGGACAGTTCGCCGGCGTCCTGCTCGGCTTCGCCGGGGCCATGTACGGACTCGTCCTCACCGACGATCTCGTCATCCTCGTGATGTTCTGGGAAGTCACGAGCATCCTTTCCTATCTGCTCATCGGCCACTACCGCCGCCGTGCGGCAAGCCGTCGTGCCGCGCTGCAGGCGCTGCTGGTCACCACCCTCGGCGGGCTCGTCATGTTCGTCGGCGTCGTACTGCTCGTCGTCGACACCGGCACCTCGAGCATCACCGAGATGCTCGAACTCGCGCCGACAGGGCCGCTCGTGAATGCGGCGATCGTGATGCTGCTGGTCGGCGCTCTCAGCAAGTCGGCGATATTCCCGTTCCACTTCTGGCTGCCGGGTGCGATGGCGGCGCCTACACCGGTCAGCGCATATCTGCACGCCGCGGCAATGGTGAAGGCGGGAATCTACCTCGTGGCCCGGTTCGCGCCGATCTTCGCGCTGTCCGAGCCGTGGCGACCCATCGTGATCTCCTTCGGGGTCTTCACGATGCTGCTCGGCGGCATCCAAGCGCTGCGAGAGACAGACCTCAAGCGCATCCTGGCATTCGGTACAGTCAGTCAACTCGGGTTCTTCACGGTCATGGTCGGCTACGGCACGCAGGCGACTGCGCTCGCTGGACTCGCGCTGGTGATCGGGCATGCACTGTTCAAGTCGGCCCTGTTCCTCATCGTCGGCGTCATCGACCGCCAGCTCTCCACTCGTGACATCGATGAGCTGTCGGGTGTGGGCAGACAGGCGCCCGTAATGGCGACGATCTCGTTCATCTCGGTCGCCTCGATGGCAGGCGTCGCACCGACCATCGGGTTCGTCGCCAAGGAATCGGCGCTCACCGGACTGCTCGACGATGCTGTCGGCGGTTCACCGTGGGCTCTGGTCGCATTGATCGGTGTCGTTCTCGGATCCATGCTCACTGCGGCATATGGTGTCAGGTTCCTGTGGGGAGCGTTTTGGAAGAAGCGCGACGAGCGTGGCCAGCGGATGCCGGACACCGTCTGGCCAGACCCCCCGGTGGGCTTCCTCTCCGCTCCGATCATCCTCGGCGGAGCGACCATCGCCCTGGGAATCGGTGCGCCGGCGCTCGACACCGCACTGCACGGCTACGCCGTGACCGCGGTACGCGGTCTCGACCCGGAGGGCGTCGCGAACGAGGGCCCGGGCCATCTGGCCCTGTGGCACGGGTTCGAGCCGGCGCTGGGTATATCGGTGCTGTCCGTCGTGCTCGGCATCGGCCTGTTCCTGCTCAGCAGACGAACCGGCTGGGACCGCAGGGCGCGAATGCTGAAGTTCACCGCCGCGGACGCGTACTTCGTCGTGATGCGCGGCATCGACCGACTCTCAGTGATCACCACCACCCTCACTCAGCGAGGCTCTCTGCCGGTCTATGTCGGCACGATCTTCGTCGTGTTCGTCGCCGCGGAGACGACCGCGCTCCTCGCGAGTGACATCGATCAGCTCAACCTCTCCGCCTGGCACACCCCGACCCAGATCGCCGTCGCACCGATCATGGCCATCGCCGCGGTCTTCGCGGTGCAGGCACGCAAGCGCTACACCGGCGTCGTGCTGGTCTCGGTGTCCGGCCTCGGCATGGTCGCCTTGTTCGCGACGAGCGGTGCCCCCGACCTCGCTCTCACCCAGATCCTCGTCGAGACCGTCACCATGGTCACCTTCGCCCTGGTCCTGAGGCGCCTTCCGTCGCGCATGGGCGAGCACAACGCCTCTGTCTCGCGCATCCCGCGAGCTGTGCTGGCGATCGGCGTCGGCGTCACGATGGCGTTCATCGCAGTCGTCGCGACCCAGGCCCGCATCACTGATCCGATCTCGGTCTCGTTCGCTGAACTCGCCTATGAGATCGGCCACGGCAAGAACGTCGTCAATGTCGCACTCGTCGATCTCCGTGGCTGGGACACGATGGGGGAGCTCTCCGTCCTCGTGCTCGCCGCCACCGGCGTGGCCTCGCTCGTGTTCGTCACTCATCGTGCCGACATGCTCTCCCAGCGGCCCTCTCTGCCGGAGCACTCGCGACGCCGGACGCGGATCGCTCCGCTCGTCGAGACGACGGACGGCATCCGCTTCCAGACCACCGAGAATCGCAGCAGCCCGCGCGCGTGGCTCATCGGCGGGCAGCAGATGAAGCCTGAGAACCGGTCGATCCTGCTCGAAGTGATCGTTCGCATCCTCTTCCACACGATCATCGTGGTCTCCATCTATCTGCTCTTCGCCGGCCACAACGGTCCCGGTGGTGGTTTCGCCGGAGGTCTCGTCGCCGGGATGGCGCTCGTCATGCGCTACATCGCGGGCGGACGCTGGGAGCTCGGCGCCGCCGCCCCAGCGGACGCCGGGCGCCTGCTGGGCTTCGGGCTCATCCTCGCCGTCGGAACGGCGGTGCTGCCGTTGTTCTTCGGCCTCGCACCGCTGACCAGCTCGTTCTGGGAGTGGGAGATCCCCGGCCTCGGCCACATGGAGTTCGTCACGTCGACGATCTTCGACATCGGCGTCTACCTCGTCGTCATCGGACTCGTGCTCGATGTACTGCGCAGCCTCGGTGCCGAGGTCGATCGCCAGGCGCAGCAGATGCGTGCGCGGGGGGTGAGCATCTGA
- a CDS encoding Na+/H+ antiporter subunit E, which produces MTPETQRHRLHDVWLQLPFLAWLVVLWMLLWNQFTLLSFVTGLVVAVFVTRVFRLPTIELSGRVNLWYGALFLVQFLFAVVRGAIAVSIQVFDFRRQPGAAIIAIPLQYADDLIMTHVSVTSSLIPGSLVVETDRDRRVLYLHIIGVRTRADADAQRDGILRWEKRIVRALGTPAQYRALKADERAGGGR; this is translated from the coding sequence GTGACTCCCGAGACTCAGCGCCACCGCCTGCACGACGTGTGGCTGCAGCTCCCGTTCCTCGCGTGGCTCGTCGTGCTCTGGATGCTGCTGTGGAACCAGTTCACACTGCTGTCGTTCGTCACCGGACTCGTCGTCGCCGTCTTCGTCACGCGCGTCTTCCGTCTGCCGACCATCGAACTCTCCGGCCGTGTCAACCTCTGGTACGGGGCGCTGTTCCTCGTGCAGTTCCTGTTCGCCGTCGTGCGCGGTGCGATCGCCGTGTCGATCCAGGTATTCGATTTCCGTCGTCAGCCCGGTGCGGCGATCATCGCGATACCGCTGCAGTACGCCGATGACCTGATCATGACGCACGTCTCGGTCACGTCTTCGCTGATCCCCGGTTCGCTGGTCGTCGAGACGGATCGTGACCGCCGCGTGCTGTACCTGCACATAATCGGCGTACGCACACGTGCCGACGCCGATGCGCAGCGCGACGGCATCCTGCGCTGGGAGAAGAGGATCGTGCGGGCGCTGGGCACTCCGGCGCAGTATCGTGCGCTGAAGGCCGACGAGCGCGCAGGGGGTGGGCGATGA